From the genome of Tachypleus tridentatus isolate NWPU-2018 chromosome 6, ASM421037v1, whole genome shotgun sequence:
AACAGTTCCTGAGTTGATgttgctttcagaggcagtttggaactcggtaatGAATTAATGACTATTTTACACTTTAGCACTCAGCGGTCCCGTTCTGTAaacttgtgtggcctaccgcttcgtggctgagctgttgttgctcctagatgtttccacttcacaataataacagcacttacatttgaccggggcagctctagcagggcagaaatttgacgaactgacttgttggaaaggtagcATTCTATAACAGTGAcacattgaaagtcactgagctcttcagaaCAACTCATTCTACTGCCAAAGTTTGTATATAGAGATTGCAtggttgtatgcttgattttatgcacctgttagcaaggTGTGTGGCTGAAGTAGCTGAACCTGCTAATTAGGAGGGGTGTCtccatacttttggccatgtagtgtatatgcAGCTTTAAACTTACCAGGTTAATCTCTGAATTGGTCTCAAACATATTTTCTGGGATTGATTTACATCAATCTTTACTGGACATCAGTAAAATTTGATTAAACATGACAAGTTTCGCTTTTTTAAGTATTGTTATTTTTgagatatttgtaattttataaccAATTTCCAAAATGGAACAAAGATTGAGATCACATGTTGAGTTATATTGgaatatatttttagatattcataaagttgttgtttgtttatcatAAGGCCTATGTCTAGAagaactaattgtttgtttgtttgtttgaatttcgcgcaaatttacataagagttatctgtactagccgtccttaattcagcagtgtaggaccagagggaaggcagatagtcatcaccacccaccgtcaactcttgggctactattttaccgaggaatagtgggattgaccgtcacattatgatgcccccacggctgaaagaggcgaccatgtttggtgccaccaggattcgaacccgcgaccctcagattacgagtcgaacgccttaactcacgtggccatgccgggtttctAAAAGAAGGTTAAGTTATTTATgtcataacattttttaaatatcataaagtCACTCATATCTAGAAGAGAGAAGATAAGCTGTTATAAGTTTCATTCACTATAAGATTGATTTGAGATTCATACAAAAATGAGTTTGTtcttaagataatatttttataaacacctttttaatctgaaaattaatattttatttatccaatTTTTATTGGATAACTTCAGATATTGGTTCAGTTTcgttacattttataaaacagatcTTTTATCggttcatattttaaaatacataaatgtgCGTTTAACGTTTTGGCACATTTTAGCTCTAGACTAAGCATGACTTctgataaggcccggcatggccaggtgggttaaggcgttcgactcgcaatccgagggtcgagggttcgaattcccgccacatcaaacgtgctcgccctttcagccgtgggggtgctatactgctacgatcaattccactattcgttagtaaaagagtagcttgagagttggcggcgggtggtgatgactaaatgccttccctgtggtcttacactgctaaattagggacggctagcgcagatagccctcgagtagctttgcgcgaaattaaaaaaacaaacgatttatGACAGTCTAGGCAGTTCTGATTGACAGTTTATCTGAAACTTTATTTCTGCGAAGAACAAACACAAACTAAAGAATGTGCGTTTAATATACTTAGGATAATATTTAGTATAAgctttttaaattctttatagtattagtaaaaatacagaaacaagaaccAGAAATTAGTGATGAGAAACTCTTAAAGTGAAAATGCGATCACAATAACCAGTACaccatattacaataaaaattgagAATTTTAATCTTTTATAATTAGAGGAGTGAGAGagtaagataaaatattattggcTGGTTTTGGTTTTACTAAAGATTAGTTTACGTATCATTAACACTGACACAATGGCTACAAGTTTCTTAATTGAACGTCTCACGACTCACTAATTTTATGAAGGAAAAATCAGAATGCGGGAAGAAGGGGGAGCGATATGTAATTAAAACAACCATTTCGGACTTCTTGTGGATTCGAGTATATTATTTAATCAGGCCCATCTAATCTACATGCTCTGGTTAACCAAACTTTAACTGCTTTCCAAAATGTAAGCCAACTTTTGACTATTCCTTCTCTAGTCCGATTTCTGATAAAAATGTCAGTGATTGGAATCTCAAGGTAGCAAAATATTTAGTGAATTCTAAATGAAAAAAgcagataatataaatattttaaaattttctacttTAAATGATTCACATGCCTTATATACATGACTGTTTGCCACGTGTATGCATTTTATGAAGGCATTTTGTTCCAATTCATAGAAAACGAAACAAGCTGTGACATCTTGGATTTAGTAATATTGTAAATctaatttagaatattattttttattgtgactTGTAAAGTTAAAAAAGTGTTTCGTACAATGGATATTACACTTTTTATATGATTGAAACAATAGTGTCGGTGGTTTTATAGCCACTTACGATTGTTTGTTACTTTTGACAATagctttagatatatatatatatatataagacaccAAGACCAACGTTGAGTTATAAACATGGAATCTATAATTTCAAGTCGGGAATATACTAGTTCATATGAATGAGATAAACACACTAGGCTCTGCACGTTTACTGCCCAATGAGCTCAATGACAAACGTCATACAATATTGAGATATGTgagaatttatgaaaataaattatctagCTAACGGAAACATATTCAACTGGTCAAGGTAATAAAGAGAACAACGAAGTTGATGACAAACGTCATCTTATGTTGTCGATAAGCGAAATGAATAGAATATTAATCAATTGTTATCTGTATGTTAGCATCACTTTAAGGCTTCTTCCTTATGGTTGGAGCTGACAGAAATATATTCACCACATGAATGTGCTATTTCTATACGggattatttatataaaaaactgtctttaCTTACGTCCGGATTTTGTGGTTAGCAATTTCCAAACCTGTGTTAATGGCTtatgaaaacagtttgttttttttccaaatgtaacTGAGAATTTAATGCTTTTATTGTGTTAATTGACAAATCATGGGTGttcttaaaactaatttaaaacaaacagtgttataGAAGAAGGTTAGTCACATGATAGCCTAACAGTTGTGACCTCTAACGGCTTGAAATCTGTTTACAGGATAACATTTCATTGATGGCATCaaagttaaagaaaaactaaaatggaGCAAACTTATTACTTACGGATGCAGACGAATGGCTCTGGTCACTCGACTGAACAGTAGCCACGCCTCTTCGCCCAACAAGACGAGAAAGTTAATTGTAATTTTCTTCCTATAACAGAATAGACATTTTCTTTGCTTTGTGTATTTTCTTTATGTCAGGAGATTGCCGGGAGGTTGAAATGCCTGAAACTAATGATGTCTCACGCGTTTCGTCTCACATTATTCTCGTGAAACGTCAGCTCCATTGCAACGTATTTAAGGTCTGCCTCAAGGCACATGTGACAGAACAATCTAGCGCTGTTACTCAGTGAAGACGGTTTGTCCAGCACGGCAAGCTGCTCTTAGGCTTGTACCCAGTAATTTATAATCTTGTTTCTAGCAATGGAGCTGTCTAAGGTCTTATGGGTAAGTATGAAGTAGAAATGTCACCAGTGTAGTTTAACGACTTCCGGCTCCcgttttatttaattgtaaatacatcataattaaataaactatacTAAGTGTTtagttaaaaaaaggaaaataaaaatttgatttgttGTATTGAAACTAAAACCCTGTCTGATACCGACAGTTAGTGACACTCTAACTCAGATGATCCAAATATCTTTGGTGATATAATCATTGTCTTCTAATGTAGATCCAACTCGGTCTTTTGGTCCTGCTGATCTCAATCAGTTTCGCTAAAAAACTCGAAGCACAAGAAGATGACCTAGAAGCAGCAGAAAGTAAACAGACAGATCTGAAACCAGCAGCAACAGGTTACCGTGTGTATCGTCCTAGGGGTCATGGTGGTGGACACAGAGGAGGTAGCTACCTCAGAAGAGGTGGTCGTCAATACGGAAAGTCTCGCAAAGGTAGCCGTGGCTATGGTGATTACGGAGGTAGGTATAAACATGGAGGAAAGAACTATAAGGTTTATGACGACTATGGCGGAACGCATAAATATAACAAAGGCGGCCATTCTTATGACAAATACGGTAAGGACAACCACGGCTACTCCAAGGATGGTGGTCTCAGAGGGAAAAAATTCGGCTCTGATAAGTATGGTCGTACAGGAATCAAAGGAGGTAAACTTGGTAACGACTACTACAAGGATTATGGACATAAAAAACATGGCTTCAAGAATGTCTACCACAAGGAAGAGTATGGGGACAAGAAATCCTATTTCGACGACTATCACGACAGGGACTTTGGTAAAAAGTATAAGGACTTCAATGACTATTATGATCATCACGCTGgtaaaaaattcaacaaatacgACGACAAGTCATACTTTGATAAGAATCAATATGGTGATGATTTCCACAAGTATGGTAAAGgaggttatgataattactatGGAAATGACTTCAAAAATAGGGGTAAGTATTTTAAAGACGGATATGGCTACAAAAAAGGTGGAGGAGGATATAAGAAGGGAAGCTATGGTGGTTATAATATTGGAAGTCATGGAGGAAGCAATGGCAGAAGAGGACATAGAAGTGGCCATCACAGAATTGGTGGTCACAAGGGCTAACAAGGTATCAAAGATTAAGTTGGTGCAAAAGCTTTTTTCAGTTTCTTCCAGAGGTTTCGTAACTAGGTTAAAGCACTTGATAAAATGGGCACAATTTATGCCAAAATTAAGCAATAATTCGCTCCAACTTTTATTATCAGCTTACATTCTGCTAGCTATTGTATACGGTAAGATCAAAAGGCCATTTCCTCTGCTGAATATCAGTCTAAGATAAACGTGatcaaaattattgtttcaagTGCGCTTACATTGTTGGTGAAAAAAGGAGTGTCTATGTAATCCATTCTAACGGGTACTATGAAGTTATCCCTTTTGTTCTATCCAACTTGAATATTCAATTCTAACGTTTCGAAACAGTGAGGTATTGCTATTGTATTTGAAAGATTATTTCAACTTAAAGTTTAACAAAATTCATAGCAGGCATATTACTGAAGATACTTTCTGTAGAATAAGATCAATGAatcaatttgaatatttaactATAAGTTTGTAATTCTTCACTATTATATTAAAATTCGGTGACGTCACAGGTGTATTATACTAAAATAGCATGTCGtttggttttttttctgaaaacattcTAATTAGATTTTGATGTTGTATCCCACTTAGTCTGGATGTGTTAAATATACACATGTGTTTTCAGTGTTTTGCGTTAATAAAGCAAATACTTGAGATCTGTTGCTTACTGTCGTGAAATCAAACCACCGCGCATTGCACGACAAAACAAGTTAAATGCTTTTTacctgaaacaaaaacatttataattattgtacttcTAGAATgattaatttaatgttaacttttCTAGATACAACTTTTATAACAGGTCATTGTGGATTAAACAAAATTCGCCTATAGTTTAGTATTAATTTTATGgacttaacaacgctaaaatctgagtATCTAATCCTCCTGGTGGACAGAACGAAGAGAGTCTCTTGTTTGACTTTGCgcaaaaaaaatgtacaaatgtaACTATagcaaatttaataatataatattcttaacagataaaactagaaaataaataaattgtttacagTTATTATTTGGATAATATTCAACACCAACTTTTTCAAATATTGGTTGTTATAAACAGATTTAGATTATActataaataaacagtttacaaTAAAGATTTACTATTAACGTACATCTGAACTAAATcatctatttaaaaataattaaaaacgaaaacaaaacttGCGTTTCATGGATATCCACTCTAGCAGTTAAAGAGTGGGAAAACAAATTTCCTAAGTATACGTGATTGctctatatttcttttataagagACATAAGCGAGCCATgccatttttaaagtaaaagataATGTAGCACTGTTTTAATTCTGATTAtgtgataaaatatctaaaattactGCATTTTCTACAATTGCCTATAAtgattttaacagaaaatatcgTCATATAagatatccatatatatatatatatatatacatagtagaTTTCTGTATTTAAACCACTACTGATACAACTTTCAAAATGTATTGAGTAGTATCACGAATGTACGTTTATTATTTCTATAGTTTCCCTCAGTCACCTATTTGAATTAAAATCCCTTACAACTTATTCAAGTTTACATTGTCTAAAACTAACATAAATAATGCAATCTTTTTTCACAAACAGTTTGAGCTTTGTTTACAATAGTAGAGCTAATCTAAAAACACAATCAATTTTACAGTTAGTTTATTCTCGATTTTATATCACATTGATAACATGAATATCCTTCCCAGTATTTTACAAAGAATGGATCATGTTTCATATTAGCTAAAAATAGGTAACGTTAGAAACCAATCcagctttaataaataattaattctatttCACATTATCAGGAAGAGGTAACATAAAATCCAACTTAGATTTTTTTGCAACTGACATAAAACCAAGTTATATCACACAACCAACTAATCATCGTTCCCATTCGTAAAGATAAGATAAAACCAAACCCATGCCTAATTGATATTTGACGCGTGATGGAAACAACATGGCATTCAGTCGACTTTTACAACTAACTGATACGTGTTGAGCTGAATAGAAATATAATATCCAGCCAGAGTTCTAcaaattattgatttttgttCTATATTATTACTAAAATCATGCTAGCTGATTACACTTAACACACAGTCAATCcaggttgtttttatttaattatattttaaggcATTCTTCAACCTTTATACGTTGTTAATTAAGCTTTAAGACTGCAGTGCAGGCTTACAGTGGGTAATTCTAGTTAGTTCGTTTCGAAATACACAGGCCAGGTTTATGATGCCCTTCATAACATTAGATACATTGTTCAGGCTTCCATAGGTCCATAAGATAAGGCATATTTTAAATACTATGTAAGTTTAAGCTGGTTGGTTTGGACTTAAAGTATAGTTTAAGATCATGTTGGTTAGTTAAATTTTACATGTTTTGAGAGCATTACTATAAGTGTGCTGAAGATTACTGGATTTTATGACAGTGTTTAGGTTTTACCAAACATTACCTCTGATTAGCTTTTAAGACATTATGCAAGTTTACTATATGTTCatacaacttttttttaacttttaaagtttgtttaaaagtatAATGGAATTTCCCATAAAGGCAACTATATACTGTCTACTGCTgtaattagttattttgttttcaaggCATTATTTTGGCATTTTACAATCATGTTTTTGATGCTTAAGTAAGTTTAAGGCATTGTTAAGTTTTATTATGGATTCGTACGGACTAGTCAAGGTATATTTATGATTTAGGTTTACTGTAGATTTATTGTGGTTCATTGAGTCTTAAGGTGGAAGCTTTTAatgattcttttattttttaagtcaTCGTTTGGGATGGTTACTGTTAAATTTCAAATTCTTACCACATCTACTGTGTTTTCAGTCTTGTTATTTAAATTTCCAATTTTCACTCAAGTCTAATTTCCTGTGAAAAGttttaagtgaaaaacaaaaaaaaacatcactggagttgtttttattcattaaaaggATCTTATATCAGAATCAaagattatttgaaaaataaagttaatacactgcttttaaattaaaaattgtataaattttgaaattatttataccACTCTTGCAATTCGATCaaaaaattaattctatgttCCAGTCACTATAAagataagttaaattaaaaataagatataattttcTAATTCTTGATCGAGAAACGATTTAGCAATGAAAatataagtttcatatttttaaggaaataataaatGGTTTTGAAgcatgaataaaatacaaaaaaaataaaaaaataatgttttttaaatacatatccATCAATTCTTAGTAGAAAACCACATTAGAACTATCTTATAAAAACAGTAAGATTAAGTAATGAATTGTTAATATATTCTTTACAATATCGGAGGAATTGAcatcattttagaaaaaaatatcaaaaatattttttgcttgtaATTCATACTTGAAAACAAAtatgacattaaaataataaatagcactgagtttttcttttatcattcCTCTTTCCTAAAATtagtataaacaaaataacaaaaagagtTCATATTGTTTGatctctttaaaaataatattctgtgATCGGCACAATTTTGTACCATTCTtacaaaacgtttgtttttttttgccacaGGTTTGGCTTTTATTTTCACAGTACGTTGCATCATTGATAACtaaagcattaaaatatatttgtatagttttaaacattaactGGAAAACTATTAACTTCAGTTGTTCAAATTTAACAAAGCTTTATTAACAGCATTAAATTTCAAACCATATATGATCTAATGAATTCAAGTCCTTCGAAGCTAATTGTCCCATGCTTTTCTCAGTTAGGCTTCATAGAAGCAGTTCATTAGTTTAACCTAAGGTTTTAATATTAATGATAcagaaagaaacattaaatataaaatatttatttctgttgtcAAGATAAATGCGATGACAGCTTCTAGATTATTTGCAGATAAATATAAGTCAATTTCaaatgaagacattataaaataaacacggAATTACATAGCACTTgcttaaggaaaaaaaaaagttactcaaTTTATCATAAATAAGAAGTGTTGACGATAAGAGAGGAATTACATTATATATGCTGATGATCATTTTACGATCATTTGCGTTATCACAGACTAGTGGTGTATTCCAGAACTAAAACTGTTAGCTAGAGTTCATTATTTCGAATAAATCTATTTCCCTCTGAATTTTTACCAGAATAACGATGTCGAATttttccataagcacctgaaaagagaacaaaaaaacaattactaaCCAAGAGGCACAGATTAATcttttacaaaataactagtttgatgttataatattttacaacacACAACATAattttcagctgctacaataaatgaataacattattttctagTTTGAAAATACAAGAAGAGAGCTATTGCAAAGAAACTAAATTTGTTTAATGgcataattacaattagtaaagttACGCTAATTTATATTAACCAGTTCACTCAAAtaattaacactattataaaaaaatatatgattttaaatgaaaatgactTACACGTACGACTATTCTCTAGTGGGGTGTTTTTAGGTAATGGAGAAAACCCACTGTTTTCGCCTTTATGATTTTCCACAGCCTCCTCACActatcaaacaaatttattttatagtttaattcaataaaagaaattgtttcaaataattaaattttaactcaaatatttttccattaaaaattattttgatctgtagaaaattttaatttaatagcaagtaattttgtgcaaagaaaataaattacttttgtataacaaaaatttattacatttattacattagtaCATCTCTTctcaaaaattgtatttattttttcccaTTTTTAAAAATACCATGATTCACAAGAACGCTTACACTAACTGTGTTGTTCATCGtcgggaatcgaacctcggattctagcattgtaaaacCTTAAACTCGCTGCTGTCCCATTGAGAAACTCacaagatataaaatattgtaaaagtattaaactgataattttttcaaattaaaatttttaaacattataatgtttatttgtttttgaatttcacacatagttactcgagggctatctgtgctagccgtccctaatttagcagtgtaagact
Proteins encoded in this window:
- the LOC143251538 gene encoding uncharacterized protein LOC143251538 — protein: MELSKVLWIQLGLLVLLISISFAKKLEAQEDDLEAAESKQTDLKPAATGYRVYRPRGHGGGHRGGSYLRRGGRQYGKSRKGSRGYGDYGGRYKHGGKNYKVYDDYGGTHKYNKGGHSYDKYGKDNHGYSKDGGLRGKKFGSDKYGRTGIKGGKLGNDYYKDYGHKKHGFKNVYHKEEYGDKKSYFDDYHDRDFGKKYKDFNDYYDHHAGKKFNKYDDKSYFDKNQYGDDFHKYGKGGYDNYYGNDFKNRGKYFKDGYGYKKGGGGYKKGSYGGYNIGSHGGSNGRRGHRSGHHRIGGHKG